From Euzebya sp., the proteins below share one genomic window:
- a CDS encoding acyl-CoA thioesterase yields MDTTRTPAGEAPFTYPVEVRYMEVDQQGVVFNGWYLTWFDQAMMHFLAHRGLAYESMMARGYDVQLIHNQTTWRQAVRWLEPVEVAVAASRFGTTSFDLDFSVRVGSEERVTGRTTYVVVATDGSGKRPIPAFLREALAPLTPLIGG; encoded by the coding sequence ATGGACACCACCCGAACCCCCGCCGGCGAGGCCCCGTTCACCTACCCCGTCGAGGTCCGCTACATGGAGGTGGACCAGCAGGGCGTCGTGTTCAACGGCTGGTACCTCACATGGTTCGACCAGGCGATGATGCACTTCCTCGCCCACCGCGGGCTCGCGTACGAGTCGATGATGGCCCGCGGCTACGACGTCCAGCTCATCCACAACCAGACGACCTGGCGCCAGGCCGTCCGCTGGCTCGAACCCGTCGAGGTCGCCGTCGCCGCGTCGCGGTTCGGCACGACGTCCTTCGACCTCGACTTCAGCGTCCGGGTGGGGTCCGAGGAGCGCGTGACCGGCCGGACCACGTACGTCGTCGTCGCCACCGACGGGTCCGGCAAGCGGCCGATCCCCGCCTTCCTGCGCGAGGCGCTCGCGCCCCTCACCCCGTTGATCGGCGGCTGA
- a CDS encoding acyl carrier protein — protein sequence MTVYDKIVSMLDDKFGIAPDEISREATFEALDLDSLDLVEFSMAAEDELGVKISDDEAAELKTVGDAVTLLESKGASV from the coding sequence ATGACCGTGTACGACAAGATCGTGTCGATGCTCGACGACAAGTTCGGCATCGCCCCCGACGAGATCAGCCGCGAGGCGACCTTCGAGGCGCTCGACCTCGACTCCCTCGACCTGGTGGAGTTCTCGATGGCCGCCGAGGACGAGCTCGGCGTGAAGATCAGCGACGACGAGGCCGCCGAGCTGAAGACCGTCGGCGACGCCGTCACGCTGCTCGAGTCCAAGGGCGCCAGTGTCTGA
- a CDS encoding beta-ketoacyl-ACP synthase III — protein MTGVPAMVLTGVGAHLPAQVVTNDDLSEVMDTSDEWIRTRTGIRERRRAAPGETSLHLAVEASREALKATADGATDVDAVVLATMTPDRRCPATAPDVAAALGLGRVAAFDVAAICSGFVYAAATAQGLIAAGTARRVLVIGTEVMSEVLYPTDRNTAVIFGDGAGAVGVRAGPPDEPGAFGPFDLGADGEDSDLIRVDGGAGRAPLTPGRPVTRDDYLVMDGRAVYRRAIPTMAASSRAALARRGWAVDDVDAVIGHQANVRILDGLCHELGVDTARSVVNIDAVGNTSAASIPIAMAHAHERGAVAAGDKVLLTAFGGGLTWGSTTLTWPDLPIA, from the coding sequence ATGACCGGCGTGCCGGCCATGGTCCTGACCGGTGTGGGGGCCCACCTCCCGGCCCAGGTGGTCACCAACGACGACCTGTCCGAGGTGATGGACACCTCTGACGAGTGGATCCGGACCCGCACGGGGATCCGCGAGCGCCGGCGCGCCGCGCCCGGTGAGACCTCCCTCCACCTGGCGGTCGAGGCCAGCCGCGAGGCCCTCAAGGCGACCGCGGACGGCGCCACCGACGTCGACGCGGTCGTGCTGGCCACGATGACCCCGGATCGCCGCTGCCCGGCGACCGCGCCCGACGTCGCCGCGGCCCTCGGCCTCGGCCGGGTCGCCGCCTTCGACGTGGCCGCCATCTGCAGCGGCTTCGTGTACGCGGCCGCGACCGCACAGGGCCTGATCGCGGCCGGGACGGCCCGCCGGGTGCTGGTCATCGGCACCGAGGTGATGAGCGAGGTCCTGTACCCGACCGACCGCAACACCGCGGTGATCTTCGGCGACGGCGCCGGCGCCGTCGGGGTCCGCGCCGGGCCGCCCGACGAGCCCGGGGCCTTCGGTCCCTTCGACCTCGGCGCCGACGGCGAGGACAGCGACCTGATCCGGGTCGACGGCGGTGCGGGCCGCGCACCCCTCACCCCCGGCCGACCGGTGACCCGCGACGACTACCTCGTGATGGACGGCCGCGCGGTGTACCGCCGCGCCATCCCCACGATGGCCGCCTCCAGCCGTGCCGCCCTCGCGCGCCGCGGCTGGGCCGTGGACGACGTCGACGCGGTCATCGGCCACCAGGCGAACGTCCGGATCCTCGACGGCCTCTGCCACGAGCTCGGCGTCGACACGGCCCGCAGCGTCGTGAACATCGACGCCGTCGGCAACACCTCTGCGGCCTCCATCCCCATCGCGATGGCCCACGCCCACGAGCGCGGCGCCGTCGCCGCAGGGGACAAGGTCCTGCTGACCGCCTTCGGCGGCGGCCTGACGTGGGGGTCGACGACGCTCACCTGGCCCGACCTGCCGATCGCCTGA
- a CDS encoding beta-ketoacyl synthase, which translates to MSERTTPDVAVTGIGLVTPGGVGREASWDAVLRGEGTAATDPALEGLDVTMSCRIPDFDGTEHLGRRARKLDRFVQLTLVAAAEAIADAELDADTWDGARVGVVIGCGMGGAPTWEEQHSVLLERGHSRVSPHLIPRMIPNMAAGHVAMAFSAHGPNLATATACASGATAIGTALDMLRLGRCDIVIAGGTEAGITPLSVAGFANMTALSNRVDDPARASRPFDVDRDGFVIAEAAGVLILERAADASARGVRRYARLAGYGASADGHHVTAPDPQGQGGEAAVRAALADADLSPADVDHVNAHGTSTPLNDVSEARMIRRVMPHGPAVTSTKGVTGHALGGAGAIEAAFSALAIHRGVIPPTANLDSQDPEVEVDVVAKAPRDAAVEVAISDSFGFGGQNAVLALTQA; encoded by the coding sequence GTGTCTGAGCGCACCACACCTGACGTCGCGGTCACCGGCATCGGCCTGGTGACCCCGGGTGGCGTGGGCCGGGAGGCGTCCTGGGACGCCGTCCTGCGCGGGGAGGGGACGGCCGCAACCGACCCCGCCCTCGAGGGCCTCGACGTCACCATGTCCTGCCGGATCCCCGACTTCGACGGCACCGAGCACCTCGGCCGCCGCGCGCGGAAGCTCGACCGCTTCGTGCAGCTCACGCTCGTCGCCGCCGCCGAGGCCATCGCCGACGCCGAACTCGACGCCGACACCTGGGACGGCGCCCGCGTCGGCGTGGTCATCGGCTGCGGCATGGGCGGCGCCCCGACCTGGGAGGAGCAGCACTCCGTCCTGCTCGAGCGCGGCCACAGCCGCGTGTCGCCGCACCTCATCCCCCGGATGATCCCGAACATGGCGGCGGGCCACGTCGCGATGGCGTTCAGCGCCCACGGGCCCAACCTGGCCACGGCCACCGCGTGCGCGTCGGGTGCGACGGCCATCGGGACCGCCCTCGACATGCTGCGGCTCGGCCGCTGCGACATCGTCATCGCCGGCGGGACCGAGGCCGGCATCACGCCGCTGTCGGTCGCCGGCTTCGCCAACATGACCGCCCTGTCGAACCGGGTGGACGACCCCGCCCGGGCGTCGCGTCCCTTCGACGTCGACCGCGACGGCTTCGTCATCGCCGAGGCCGCCGGCGTCCTGATCCTCGAGCGGGCCGCCGACGCGAGCGCCCGCGGCGTCCGCCGCTACGCCCGCCTCGCCGGCTACGGCGCCAGCGCCGACGGCCACCACGTGACCGCCCCCGACCCCCAGGGCCAGGGCGGCGAGGCCGCGGTCCGCGCCGCGCTCGCCGACGCGGACCTGTCACCAGCCGACGTCGACCACGTCAACGCCCACGGGACCTCGACACCGCTGAACGACGTCAGCGAGGCCCGGATGATCCGACGCGTGATGCCCCACGGCCCGGCCGTCACCTCCACCAAGGGCGTCACCGGCCACGCGCTCGGCGGCGCCGGCGCGATCGAGGCGGCCTTCAGCGCCCTCGCGATCCACCGGGGCGTCATCCCGCCCACCGCCAACCTGGACAGCCAGGACCCCGAGGTCGAGGTCGACGTCGTCGCCAAGGCCCCCCGCGACGCCGCGGTCGAGGTCGCGATCAGCGACTCCTTCGGCTTCGGCGGCCAGAACGCCGTGCTCGCCCTCACGCAGGCCTGA
- a CDS encoding thymidine kinase, translating into MGGGKSLAALVRHHHVGARGLNGMLIVMQPRESGVVASRLGVSAPADVIDDQTDLWDMISRAVAEDGVRHVVADEAHFFTPTQIEQLARVADDLDVVVEAFGLLTDFRTRLFPASARLVELADRLVALPTGPLCACGEFATLNARLIDGVMVTDGDQVMVGDVTGDRVRYEPVCRACHVAVHSSGVRDRGIELPG; encoded by the coding sequence ATGGGTGGGGGCAAGAGCCTCGCCGCGCTCGTGCGCCACCACCACGTCGGCGCGCGGGGGCTCAACGGCATGCTGATCGTGATGCAGCCGCGGGAGTCCGGCGTGGTCGCCTCCCGCCTCGGCGTCTCCGCGCCGGCCGACGTCATCGACGACCAGACGGACCTGTGGGACATGATCTCCCGTGCGGTCGCCGAGGACGGGGTCCGCCACGTCGTGGCGGACGAGGCCCACTTCTTCACCCCGACCCAGATCGAGCAGCTGGCCCGCGTGGCCGACGACCTCGACGTGGTCGTGGAGGCCTTCGGCCTGCTGACCGACTTCCGGACCCGGCTGTTCCCCGCGTCGGCCCGCCTGGTGGAGCTGGCGGACCGGCTGGTCGCGCTGCCCACCGGGCCCCTGTGCGCCTGCGGGGAGTTCGCCACGCTGAACGCCCGGCTGATCGACGGGGTGATGGTGACCGACGGCGACCAGGTCATGGTGGGGGACGTGACCGGCGACCGGGTGCGCTACGAGCCGGTCTGCCGCGCCTGCCACGTGGCCGTCCACTCGAGCGGCGTCCGCGACCGCGGCATCGAGCTCCCCGGGTAG